The Pirellulimonas nuda genome includes a region encoding these proteins:
- a CDS encoding nuclear transport factor 2 family protein produces MPRSAAVVLGWSACLLMVAAEAVAQQSQAEQAVRAASKAYTDAARRGDVGAMAKMWTERGDYIDSQGYRFNAQAMLRPQPGAPAAAPGGSTAAPAVQSTLRMVTPDVAIEDGKIGSITMPDGSRVGGRFTAVWVRRDGKWLLDGVREAAAEAPPLSEKLMPLAWLLGEWAGQADDTTLLMSAHPSDGGNYIVREFLVKGDARESIGGEQRIGWDPESKRIKVWSFDSQGGAGEGFWRQAGDTWVLDTAHVLPDGTKTTTSNVYTPQDADRFVWEVKPAAVDGARLPAMRVEFRRAPEAR; encoded by the coding sequence ATGCCTCGATCGGCAGCCGTTGTGCTGGGATGGTCCGCCTGCTTGCTGATGGTTGCTGCCGAGGCCGTGGCCCAGCAGAGCCAAGCGGAGCAAGCAGTACGCGCGGCGTCAAAGGCCTATACCGACGCCGCCAGGCGGGGCGACGTCGGCGCCATGGCCAAGATGTGGACCGAGCGTGGCGACTACATCGACTCGCAGGGGTACCGTTTCAACGCCCAGGCGATGCTCAGGCCCCAGCCGGGCGCGCCTGCCGCGGCGCCGGGCGGCTCGACCGCGGCGCCCGCGGTTCAGTCGACCCTGCGGATGGTGACCCCCGACGTGGCAATCGAGGACGGCAAGATCGGCAGCATCACGATGCCGGACGGGTCGCGGGTGGGGGGCCGGTTTACCGCGGTGTGGGTCCGACGGGATGGAAAGTGGCTGCTAGACGGCGTCCGCGAAGCCGCCGCCGAGGCGCCGCCGCTGAGCGAGAAGCTGATGCCGCTGGCGTGGCTGCTGGGCGAATGGGCCGGCCAAGCGGACGACACAACGCTGTTGATGTCGGCCCACCCCAGCGACGGCGGCAACTACATCGTCCGCGAGTTCCTCGTGAAGGGCGACGCGCGGGAATCGATCGGCGGCGAGCAGCGGATCGGCTGGGACCCCGAGTCGAAGCGGATCAAGGTCTGGAGCTTCGATTCGCAGGGGGGCGCCGGCGAGGGATTCTGGCGCCAGGCCGGGGATACGTGGGTGCTCGACACGGCCCACGTGCTGCCCGACGGCACGAAGACAACCACCTCCAACGTCTACACTCCGCAAGACGCAGACCGGTTTGTCTGGGAAGTAAAACCGGCCGCGGTCGACGGGGCGAGGCTGCCCGCGATGCGGGTAGAGTTCCGCCGGGCGCCCGAGGCCCGGTGA
- a CDS encoding efflux RND transporter permease subunit: protein MNPGVLSVNNSRVVFAAMALLLAGGIAAYVNIGRLEDPEFTIKEARIVTLYPGASAEEVAQEVTGPIETAVQQLGQLDFVRSESLRGRSVVSAIIKDRYDRDRIPQVWDELRRKIADVQPLLPPAVRGGSIVVDNFGDVFGIFFAITGEGYTFPEIRRYTEFLRRELLSVPGVKSIDLFAAQQEVVFLEISRHRLAQLGVNEELLYAKLQERNIAADGGRVRVGDQHIPLDPRGEFDTVDEMLQIVIGSDQTGRQLTLGDVATLIRGDQDPPRRLLRFDGRPAVGLGISTIQGGNVVKLGELIREKLARLEEFQPIGIEIGEINFQPEAVSLATGEFIFNLLKAVSIVFVVLLLAMGRKTGLIIGVVLFLTIMSTFFVMYADGDILMERISLGALIIALCMLTDNAIIVIEGIKVGIEAGRNKLEVVREVVAENQWPLFGATAIGVIAFAAIGLSEDSTGEYTQSLFWVILIALSLSWISSITVTPLLSYLIFRPNAGAGQGAPTAYDSLPFRVYRNLLILALRFRWLVVVLSIAAFAAAVFGFTKVTHSFFPPATRPQVMVDVFLPAGTHIRQTEAEADRIEGLLRAAPGVTHVTSFVGGGGPRFLLVYAPENENPAYVQFLVEVDDWRNIDTLIPDIQQQLDEGFPDANAIAKKFLLGPGEGGRIQARFRGADPEKLKQLGAEAQRILREEGDALCVRSDWREPVKVIRPELLDLQARRNGITRIDVARALESSFEGRTVGFFREPGGSATGVFPQEARLLPIIARPPIEERDDVSALASLQVWSPVAGRMIPLSQVSSGSEVVWEDPIVMRRDRFPTLTVHGDPRTGLPSQLLARVRGAIEAIELPEGYTLEWGGEYENSRDARAALAQSIPVMLALMVFIVVALFNSIRATLLIWLVMPLALIGVTAGLLLTGMPFGFMALLGVLALGGEQIKNQIVVLSKILTERSKGKDAYQAILDGGAAKMRPVCMVAITTVLGMIPLLKDPFFGAMAVCIMFGLSFAAVLSLIVTPVLYAIFFGIHEPESG from the coding sequence ATGAATCCAGGCGTCCTTTCGGTAAACAACAGCCGCGTCGTGTTCGCGGCCATGGCCCTCCTGCTTGCCGGGGGCATCGCCGCCTACGTGAACATCGGTCGGCTCGAAGACCCCGAGTTCACCATCAAAGAGGCGCGGATCGTCACGCTCTATCCCGGCGCCAGCGCGGAGGAGGTCGCCCAGGAGGTGACCGGACCCATCGAGACCGCCGTGCAGCAGCTCGGGCAGCTCGACTTCGTGCGGAGCGAGTCGCTCCGCGGCCGGTCGGTGGTGTCGGCGATCATCAAGGACCGCTACGACCGCGACCGCATCCCGCAGGTGTGGGACGAGCTGCGGCGGAAGATCGCCGACGTCCAGCCGCTGCTCCCCCCCGCGGTGCGGGGCGGGTCGATCGTGGTCGACAACTTCGGCGACGTATTCGGCATCTTTTTCGCCATCACCGGCGAGGGCTACACCTTCCCTGAGATCCGCCGGTACACCGAGTTTCTCCGCCGCGAGCTGCTCTCCGTACCCGGGGTGAAGAGCATCGACCTGTTCGCCGCCCAGCAGGAGGTGGTGTTCCTAGAGATCTCTCGCCACCGGCTGGCGCAGTTGGGGGTCAACGAAGAACTGCTCTACGCCAAGCTGCAAGAACGCAATATCGCTGCCGACGGCGGCCGGGTGCGGGTGGGCGATCAGCACATCCCTCTCGATCCACGCGGCGAGTTCGACACGGTCGACGAGATGCTGCAGATTGTGATCGGGTCGGATCAAACGGGCCGGCAGCTCACGCTGGGCGATGTCGCCACGCTGATCCGCGGCGACCAAGATCCTCCGCGCCGCCTGTTGCGGTTCGACGGCCGGCCCGCGGTGGGGCTGGGCATCTCGACGATCCAGGGGGGGAACGTCGTCAAGCTGGGCGAACTGATCCGCGAAAAGCTGGCCCGGCTCGAAGAGTTCCAGCCGATCGGCATCGAGATCGGCGAGATCAACTTCCAGCCGGAGGCCGTCAGCCTGGCGACCGGCGAGTTCATCTTCAACCTGCTCAAGGCGGTCAGCATCGTCTTCGTGGTGCTGCTGCTGGCGATGGGCCGGAAAACCGGGCTGATCATCGGCGTGGTGCTGTTCCTGACCATCATGTCTACGTTCTTTGTGATGTACGCCGACGGCGACATCCTGATGGAGCGGATCTCGCTGGGCGCGCTCATCATCGCCCTGTGCATGCTGACGGACAACGCGATCATCGTGATCGAGGGGATCAAGGTCGGCATCGAGGCGGGCAGGAACAAGCTGGAGGTGGTCCGCGAGGTGGTGGCCGAGAACCAGTGGCCCCTGTTCGGCGCCACAGCGATCGGCGTGATCGCGTTCGCTGCCATCGGCCTGTCCGAAGACAGCACCGGCGAGTACACCCAGTCCCTGTTCTGGGTGATCTTGATTGCGCTGAGCCTGAGCTGGATCTCGTCGATCACGGTCACCCCGCTGCTGAGCTACCTGATCTTCCGCCCCAACGCCGGTGCGGGGCAGGGCGCCCCGACGGCCTACGACAGCCTGCCGTTCCGCGTTTACCGCAACCTGCTCATCCTCGCCCTGCGGTTCCGCTGGCTGGTGGTCGTGCTCTCCATAGCGGCATTTGCCGCCGCGGTGTTCGGGTTCACCAAGGTCACCCACAGCTTCTTCCCGCCGGCGACCCGTCCGCAGGTTATGGTAGACGTCTTCCTCCCAGCGGGGACGCACATCCGCCAGACCGAGGCCGAGGCCGATCGCATCGAGGGGCTGCTGCGGGCGGCGCCGGGCGTGACGCACGTCACCTCCTTCGTTGGCGGCGGAGGCCCGAGGTTCTTGCTGGTCTATGCTCCGGAGAACGAGAACCCCGCGTACGTGCAGTTCTTGGTGGAAGTAGACGACTGGCGCAATATCGACACGCTCATCCCCGACATCCAACAGCAGCTCGACGAGGGCTTTCCCGACGCGAACGCCATCGCCAAGAAGTTCCTGCTGGGCCCCGGCGAGGGGGGCCGCATCCAGGCCCGGTTCCGTGGCGCCGACCCGGAGAAGCTGAAGCAACTGGGGGCCGAGGCGCAACGCATCCTCCGCGAAGAAGGGGATGCGCTGTGCGTCCGAAGCGACTGGCGCGAGCCGGTCAAAGTGATCCGTCCCGAACTGCTCGACCTGCAGGCCCGCCGAAACGGCATCACCCGGATCGACGTGGCCCGTGCCCTGGAGAGCAGCTTCGAGGGCCGCACCGTCGGCTTCTTCCGAGAACCGGGGGGCTCCGCCACGGGGGTCTTCCCGCAAGAGGCGCGGCTGCTGCCGATCATCGCCCGCCCCCCCATCGAGGAGCGCGACGACGTCAGCGCACTGGCCAGCCTGCAAGTCTGGAGCCCCGTGGCCGGACGGATGATCCCGCTCAGCCAGGTGAGCTCCGGGTCGGAGGTGGTGTGGGAAGACCCGATCGTCATGCGCCGCGACCGCTTCCCGACGCTCACCGTGCACGGCGACCCCCGCACCGGGCTGCCGAGCCAACTGCTGGCCCGCGTACGCGGGGCTATTGAGGCCATCGAGCTCCCCGAGGGCTACACGCTGGAGTGGGGCGGCGAGTACGAGAACTCCCGCGACGCCCGCGCCGCGCTCGCCCAATCGATCCCGGTGATGCTGGCGCTAATGGTGTTTATCGTGGTGGCCCTGTTCAACTCGATCCGCGCTACGCTGCTCATCTGGCTCGTCATGCCGCTGGCGCTAATCGGCGTCACCGCCGGGCTGCTGCTAACCGGCATGCCGTTTGGGTTCATGGCCCTGCTGGGCGTGCTCGCGCTCGGGGGAGAGCAAATCAAGAACCAGATCGTGGTGCTCAGCAAGATCCTCACCGAGCGTTCCAAGGGGAAAGACGCCTACCAGGCCATCCTCGACGGCGGCGCCGCCAAGATGCGGCCCGTTTGCATGGTGGCCATCACCACCGTGCTGGGCATGATCCCGCTGCTCAAGGACCCCTTCTTCGGCGCGATGGCCGTGTGCATCATGTTCGGACTGTCGTTCGCCGCGGTGCTGTCGCTGATCGTGACGCCGGTGCTGTACGCGATCTTCTTCGGCATCCACGAGCCCGAATCCGGGTAA
- a CDS encoding efflux RND transporter periplasmic adaptor subunit → MRHTPTRPFPGGIIPIVACGVLLAAGCDQPEPPRVERPRPVKTVTVSAWEDAHTRTFPGRVEASRRVELAFQVPGVIVELPVKEGQEVAQGDLLAQLRTDEFQARLEALKGRLDRARAELQSALAGERPEERLRREADVRSTRAQLANAQTEYGRYARLLPTRAITRADYERAETAYRVAEEAHQAALQMLEKGSIARDEDVQARRADVRGLEAQVVEAQLQLDDCTLRAPFDGVIAQRFVEQGQNVQAKQRVVRFQDVDEVEIIVDVPESVMAADIRTAEVVNMVARITGAPGLEFPAVIREVAQAADPVTQTFQVRVVMEAPEGVRVLPGMTATVTASFRRASVLGNRVLAPASAVTKDPSGRQIAWVLGPEGKVAAREVKLGELTGGQVEVVSGLEPGERIASAGAGFLREGMKVRDLGDALGAASQ, encoded by the coding sequence TTGCTTGCGGCGTGCTGCTGGCCGCCGGTTGCGACCAGCCCGAGCCGCCGCGGGTCGAACGCCCGCGTCCGGTCAAGACGGTGACCGTGTCTGCCTGGGAGGACGCGCACACACGCACGTTCCCGGGCCGGGTCGAGGCGTCGCGGCGGGTAGAGCTGGCGTTCCAGGTCCCCGGCGTGATCGTTGAGCTCCCGGTGAAGGAGGGGCAAGAGGTGGCCCAGGGGGACCTGCTGGCTCAACTCCGGACGGACGAGTTCCAGGCGCGCCTCGAAGCGCTCAAAGGCAGGCTCGACCGCGCGCGGGCAGAACTGCAGTCGGCCCTGGCCGGCGAGCGTCCCGAAGAGCGGCTGCGGCGTGAGGCCGACGTGCGGTCGACACGCGCCCAGCTAGCCAACGCCCAGACCGAGTACGGCCGGTACGCCCGGCTGCTGCCGACCCGGGCGATCACCCGGGCCGACTACGAGCGGGCCGAGACCGCGTATCGCGTGGCCGAAGAGGCGCATCAAGCCGCGTTGCAAATGCTCGAGAAGGGGAGCATCGCCCGCGACGAGGACGTGCAGGCCCGACGGGCCGACGTGCGGGGGCTAGAGGCGCAGGTTGTTGAGGCACAGTTGCAGCTCGACGACTGCACGCTGCGGGCGCCCTTCGACGGCGTCATCGCGCAGCGTTTCGTAGAGCAGGGGCAGAACGTTCAAGCCAAGCAGCGGGTCGTCCGTTTCCAGGACGTCGACGAGGTAGAGATTATTGTCGACGTGCCCGAGAGCGTCATGGCGGCCGACATCCGCACCGCAGAGGTCGTTAACATGGTCGCCCGGATCACCGGCGCGCCGGGATTGGAGTTCCCCGCCGTGATCCGAGAGGTGGCGCAAGCCGCCGACCCGGTCACCCAGACCTTTCAAGTGCGGGTGGTGATGGAGGCGCCCGAGGGGGTCCGCGTGCTCCCCGGCATGACGGCCACCGTCACCGCGTCGTTCCGCCGCGCGAGCGTCCTGGGCAACCGCGTCTTGGCGCCCGCCAGTGCGGTGACCAAAGACCCGTCGGGCCGGCAGATCGCCTGGGTCTTGGGCCCGGAGGGCAAGGTCGCCGCGCGGGAAGTAAAGCTCGGCGAGCTGACGGGGGGCCAGGTAGAGGTGGTCTCCGGGCTCGAGCCAGGAGAGCGGATCGCCTCGGCAGGCGCTGGTTTCCTCCGTGAGGGCATGAAGGTGCGCGACCTCGGCGACGCGCTGGGAGCGGCATCGCAATGA